In Synergistaceae bacterium, a genomic segment contains:
- a CDS encoding RnfABCDGE type electron transport complex subunit D translates to MEKLLTISSSPHIHAEQDTQTVMLWVLAALVPSGLAGVYFFGMRAFVLMLVCVITCHLSEFVWQKLAKQKITINDFSAAVTGLLLAYNLPPTMEYWKAIIGCIFAIIVVKQFFGGIGCNIVNPALAGRAMMVVSWPVAMTTWTIDG, encoded by the coding sequence TTTGACAATTTCAAGTTCACCGCACATTCATGCAGAACAAGACACACAAACAGTAATGCTTTGGGTGCTTGCCGCTCTTGTTCCTTCAGGGCTTGCCGGAGTATATTTCTTTGGTATGCGCGCTTTCGTGCTAATGCTAGTCTGTGTAATCACTTGTCATCTTTCAGAATTCGTTTGGCAGAAGCTGGCAAAGCAAAAAATAACTATCAATGACTTTTCTGCTGCTGTTACTGGGCTTTTGCTTGCATATAATCTACCTCCAACAATGGAGTACTGGAAGGCAATAATAGGTTGTATTTTTGCAATAATAGTAGTCAAACAATTCTTTGGCGGTATTGGCTGTAATATTGTAAATCCTGCTCTTGCTGGACGTGCAATGATGGTCGTAAGCTGGCCCGTAGCTATGACAACTTGGACTATTGATGGT